From the Musa acuminata AAA Group cultivar baxijiao chromosome BXJ3-1, Cavendish_Baxijiao_AAA, whole genome shotgun sequence genome, the window tctatataataattcactcgactcatcgactatggatgtactaggccactacgccgtagtcaccaaacgatacaggagaattcaatccattggacctatctgtcctcaattaccgtgtacttatagtctctcatccatctaatatcctagagaccgtatatcgggcatggtgttgtcaaactcatacgattttttctcgagtctcgctctaatcggattctcccggagaactctttctttctcaattcgaatgaccctggctatggatttgtctgagcaagaacacatgagatattcctcacatgacactgagagtggatgatcctctatcgacacttaatagcctttGTAAAGTCGATTGTTATTCTCAATgaacagttgtactagatctgggacatccaaacctataaatctggtatcaaagagtggagcactcatataggacatccttggtgtctcaaatctaaggaccagatacaccactaagactacggaatcgctgtctaacaataaggcatcatcaaccatctagtattctgtaagcgaatcaatcagtgaactcattctccaatgagcacttgtactatattcttagtgtccccacacgagcaactatgagaccaactgaatctatcatatggacgggtatacagtatatcagtatatctggttatctcgatatccctctcgagtaacttatgaccgagattatttatcaTGTATGTAATAGAAGTAACATAAGTTACAAAACAAGCAACCAATATCAGTCTGTTCTGCTAGTTCGATTCGAGCATAGAGAGAGAACCTACTTTCTttatcttcttcatcttccaGCTTTTACATCAAATCCGACTTTGTTCTCTAAACTGTGGTACCCGACAGAATCCAAGGTAGAGCTCATAGATGATTCACCAAGCAATGCTTCACATTCCTCGGGTGCATGGTGTGTTGAAGAGACCTGTAGGAACCCTCCTAACATATGCAGTTTCTCAGCCACTTCTCTCATCGTAGGCCTTTCATCCCCCTTCATATTCAAACATTCCTTTGCAAGATCGGCAATTTCTTGGATGACATTCATGTTTTCTTTTCCCATGATTTGATCATCTAATATCTCTTCAAGTCGGCTATCTTTCATTGCTTCAACGAAGCTGAAGGCAAGAGCTTTTCCTTGACTACTCCCATCATAATAAATTGcttttttccttgtgatgagctCCACCAAAACTACTCCAAAGCTATATACATCACTCTTTGTTATTAGTTGACGAACTAACAAGTACTCCGGGTCCAAATAACCAAGAGTTCCCTGGACCATCGTTATGAATTGGGTTTCGTCTATAGACATCATCCTCGATGCACCGAAATCCGATACCTTTGGCACATAGTTATGACCTAGAAGTATGTTGAGCGACTTTACATCTCCATGAACGATCGGTGGGGATGCCGATGAATGCAAGTAAGCGAGTGCTTCTGCAGATTCTCTGGCTATTCGTAGACGAATAGTTAAGGGAATTAGTTTCCCATCGTTATCATGGATGAACTCGAAGAGGGTTCCATTGGGGATGAACTCATAAACCAACATGGGAATTTCTACTTCCAAGCAACAACCCAAGAGCCTTACAATGTTCTTGTGATTGATCTGAGAAAGAATAATCATCTCCCGTACGAATTCTTCACTTTGATCCTCGGTGACTACCTTAGACCTCTTGATGGCCACTTCCCTGCCATCGTCTACGTTTCCTTTGTAAACGGTGCCATGGCCTCCTCGTCCAAGTTCTCGACTCTTATCGAAATTATCTGTTGCTTTCTCTATATCCTCTTTGGTATATATTTTGACAGTATCGATTTGCTTTGATCTGATTTCTTCGTATAACCTCAAGCCTCCATTTTGATGGAAGAATTTATCTTTTTCTCTAAGGAGCTTCCTTCTTTGAAACGTTAAGATTATGCAGAAGATACAAGTAATGAACGATACAACCCCAACACAACTGCCTGCACAAAGGGATGAGTTTTATATCAATTATTTTGCAAACTCTTTCGGAGATCAAATTACGAGTTTCCAAAATAGAAGATTGTTACCGACGAGGCCTATTAATGAAGATTAAAAGGATAAGAAATTTCAAGCTTTTTTTAAGTAGGATGACTTAATCGAAATAAAAACTCGAATCCGAatagattatttttttcttctgattGAAGTTTTAAGAGAAGGTTTAAAGCTAATACGGAAGGAAGGATGAGAGAACTTGTACCTATAACAATCTTCGTTGATGTCGGAATTCCGTGATCTCGGACACATGGTTCCGATTTAGGGTCCTTGCTGCTCTGACCTTTTGGGCATGAGCAGCTGTAGTTGCCTGCTGTGTTGCTGCACGTTCCATTACATGGATACTGCGTTGGTAAGCTGCACTCGTCGATATCTAAGGATTGTCAAAGAATCACGAGGGAAAATTTTAAGACCACATACAACAATCGAAAACAGGAGAGTTGGGGGAGAGATGCATGCTGACCTTTGCAGCCATCCTGGAGGTAAGGATTGCCTTGGAAACCTGTGGAGCAATTGCAGATATAGCCGTGTAAACTGGTGGAGTCGAAACATTTACTGTTGATGCTGCGGCAAGCATATGAAGAAAGGTTTCTCTTAGCTTCCTTGCAGGTCTGGTTGCCGGCAACCCAGTCCAGCACGAGTGGGACGCCGTCCTTGTACTTGTCTCTAAAGGTGTGGTTGCGAAGGTCAGACTTGTTGAAGTAGAACCAGTCCCTGTCGGCAATGAAGGCATAGGAGCAGGGGCTGTAGTCCGTGTAGGAAGAAATATTGATGAATCTGGAAAATGTGACCGTAAAATTGTCCAGCTTCTCCGGGATGGTGGTCTCGCAGCAGCCGGCGCCATGGCAGGATCCGCTTGCGATGCTTGCCTCTTCGAAGCAGCCGGAGATGCACCCGGCTCCCAATGTATAGTTGTCCCCGTCTACGAGAATGCCACCAATGTTGCAGCCCAAGGTCGTTAACTCGTTCCTCGTGCCGGATACGCTAAACGGAAGGCCACTGAGGTCGAGATGAGATGTATTAAAATCCACCACGCCGCCGGTACTGTTGAAACATGCCCAGGCGATGGCATTCAGGATGCTTGCTTGGCCCTGGGGCAAGGATATGTCCTGAACTGTAATGTTCCTCTCCCTGCCGCCCAAGAAAGCTCTGGGAGTCGCAGAGCCGTTAACGACTTCGCAAGTGACCCCGAAGCCTTCCCTGAAACACCCATTGCCGATGCCGAAGGGGTACGGGATGCTAATACCGCCGCATGTCTCATTGCAATGTGGTGACACCACGTTCGGCGACGGTGGTGCCGATTCTGCTGCAGTCGTTGCTGCTTGCAGCAgcgtcaacaacaacaacaacagctgaAATGCGAACAGTGGCAGCGTGGATCCCATTGCTTCCGCTTGCTTGAAATTAATGGTACCCTTCAGGTTTCCATCAGATTTATAAGCCAGCAGATGGCGAAGCGTACTTAATTCCTTCTAAAATCCAGTAGCGTAGAATAATTGCTTGATCCAATACTCGTTCTGCAGCCCAAGTGAAGACTTGTCGAGGCGAAGTCATCACACGGCAAATACAAGAAGACCCTGTCGCTTGGAAAGCTGGATAGTAACTGGTACAGATCCCGTCCAAGTCTTCTTTAAGATTCCTGAAGGTTGGAGATGTGATCGGTACAGGAGGCTTCCTCGCAGTTTTGACTGGAATCCACACCCAACCGAAGACTTGCTtgcttaatctctctctctctctctctctctctctctctctctctgtgtacaGGTCGCGCTTCCGGCGTCATTTGGCCGCTGATTCGCAACGTGACTTGGGATCAACGGTTGAATAGTGAAGGACAAGGAGAGCAGCGACTGCGTGTTTGGAACGAAATCTAGCAGCTTATGGAGGGCTCGGTCTTTCTCCGGGTTTGGATTTGTGTTCTTTCTTTATGCCGAAAGGAATCAGTTTGGATATGCATGGGACGTAAGCTTCTTGTTATTTTTGTCTTGATGTCAGCTTCATCTTACATATCTATGAGCCAAAACGAAGCTTCTCTCCCTTACAAAATTTGTCGGAAAGATAGAGCATCAACAACGTATAGATAAGACCTGTCGAGGAGAAGAATAGAGAAACTTCAAATTAAAATTCTTTTATTGAACATCATTGCTTATAATTTAACGTACCGTTGAATATTTatcttttacttatttatttttttggctCTACCTCATTTCCCCttcctttttcttattatttgtaGAGTATAATATTACATTAGCCATCTATTTCCACTACTTTTGACTTCAACTACCACAAAAAACCTATCTTAGATGGGACTCCTAAATCAATATCTTATATGATGACACGATAGTAATGTTCAATGGTTCAGACGATTCATCACATTCTGACAACTACTGTTCCCCAGCATTATTAACTTAAAGCATATGCACGCCCTCCATTTACAGACGAGGTCAGACTTGTCGAAGGAGAACCCGTCCTGGTCGGCAATGAAGTCATAGGTGCGGGGGCTGTAGTCCTCGTAGGAAGATAGATCGACGAAATAGTCCAGCTTCGCCGGTGCCATGGCACGATCCGCTTGCGATGCTTGCCTCTTCCGAGCGGAAGGAGACGCACCCGGTTCCGAATGTATTGTTGTCCCCGCCTAAGAGGTAGCCAAGGACGTTGCAGCCCAAGGCTGTGGACAAGTTCCTCGTGCCGGATACCCTAAACGGAAGGCCACTGAGGTCGAGATGAGGTGCATTAGGATCCACCACTTCGTCGGTACTGTTTAAATGATCACAGGCGATGTCATTCAGGATATGTCCTTATCTGTAATGTTCCTCTTGCCGCCGCCCAAGAAATCTCTGGGAGTCGCAGAGCCGATAACCACATCGCAAGTGACCTCGAAGCCTTCCCTGAAACACCCATCACCGATGCCGAAGGGGTACGGGATGCTAATACCGCCGCATGTCTCTTTGCAATGTGGTAACAACACGTTCGGCGGCGGTGGTACCGGTGCTGCTGCAGTTGTTGTTTGCAGCAGCATTAGCAACAACAGCTGAAACGAGAGCACTGGCAGCATGAACACCATTGCTTGTGGCGTTTTCGTTCAGGCTTCTATTAGATTTATAAGCACATTAATGAGCAAGCCGGCAACATAACTCGTTGGAAGCTGAAGCTGTGATTGATGTAGACATCATGACTCTTCCCCAGCATTGCTAACTTAAAGCAAATGCACGCCATGCATTTGTATATGATCCCTGCCGAACCCTCACGCTCTCTTATACCAAACTTATGATAGACTCAAATGCAAACAAGGTTGACTTCCACAGGCTGACAATCGAACAAACAGGGATTGTTATTTGTTCCACATCAAGTAGTGCTATTTGTTCTATTCCAACAACAACAGGTAGTGCACTGATCTCATTTCTTAGAACCAAAATGTTGGATAACATGTATGTATAAATGTGGTTTACTTCCATGCTATTGAATTTTGGAGTAAGAGATGCCAaatctatatataaaaaaaaaaaaaaacttgccaaAGATTGTTCCTATTGATGTTAACATATGTTTTTAAATTCATTAATTAACTATAATTTTCTATTAAAACCATAGATGACAAACTTTTTCTTATTTtcaattcttttattttattgataaatCGTATGCATACTTTTTAAAagttttattatatgaaaaatataagtACTAATATGGAATTAATGCCCTGGCCGATAACTCAACAACACGTAGGTGATAAAAGTtataatatgaaatttttttataaaagttaAAAACAAAATTTATAATATGAAATGATGTATATAATGCTCATGGATTCAAGTTTGAAACCAATTACTTATACAATAATGCACTAATCAACTCCGATATCTCAACAAAAATTAAAAGAATTAATTATATAACTTACTCTAATAAGTATGTAAATAATTTAAGAGAATATGTTACTTATATAACATGTGagatttttaagccatttggaaaAATTATAGATCATAGTCTTGTATTTTACTCATAATTGtcacatttttttattttttttcaaacaaaattGGTCACCccacttctctcttttttttaaaaaatctcaaTCACCctcttttaaataaaaaagaaagaataaaaaatttatacaatCAAATCAAATGGGCAATTGAGATTGAAACCGGAAGTGTGATGTATGGTTTTTTGAGGAACCATCGCCACCCATATAAATAGGTCTTCAAATTATGCATGCCAATGGACGTGAGGTTAACTTGGGATCAACCGTTGAATAGTCAACGACAAGGATAGCCACTTCAAACTAAATCTCTTAGCCTCTTTTACATCCACTtatctcctcctcccttcttcttgttATTTATAAATTAGTATTTCATTAGCCATCTATTTTCACTACTTTGATTTCAACTACTACAAATAGCC encodes:
- the LOC135628734 gene encoding putative wall-associated receptor kinase-like 16 — translated: MGSTLPLFAFQLLLLLLTLLQAATTAAESAPPSPNVVSPHCNETCGGISIPYPFGIGNGCFREGFGVTCEVVNGSATPRAFLGGRERNITVQDISLPQGQASILNAIAWACFNSTGGVVDFNTSHLDLSGLPFSVSGTRNELTTLGCNIGGILVDGDNYTLGAGCISGCFEEASIASGSCHGAGCCETTIPEKLDNFTVTFSRFINISSYTDYSPCSYAFIADRDWFYFNKSDLRNHTFRDKYKDGVPLVLDWVAGNQTCKEAKRNLSSYACRSINSKCFDSTSLHGYICNCSTGFQGNPYLQDGCKDIDECSLPTQYPCNGTCSNTAGNYSCSCPKGQSSKDPKSEPCVRDHGIPTSTKIVIGSCVGVVSFITCIFCIILTFQRRKLLREKDKFFHQNGGLRLYEEIRSKQIDTVKIYTKEDIEKATDNFDKSRELGRGGHGTVYKGNVDDGREVAIKRSKVVTEDQSEEFVREMIILSQINHKNIVRLLGCCLEVEIPMLVYEFIPNGTLFEFIHDNDGKLIPLTIRLRIARESAEALAYLHSSASPPIVHGDVKSLNILLGHNYVPKVSDFGASRMMSIDETQFITMVQGTLGYLDPEYLLVRQLITKSDVYSFGVVLVELITRKKAIYYDGSSQGKALAFSFVEAMKDSRLEEILDDQIMGKENMNVIQEIADLAKECLNMKGDERPTMREVAEKLHMLGGFLQVSSTHHAPEECEALLGESSMSSTLDSVGYHSLENKVGFDVKAGR